The nucleotide window ggttacaaatttttcctaataggtctgaaatttcatttttggggtgtataccatccggtccaggtgatttactactcttcagtttgtcaatcaggcctatcacatcttctaggttcaccatgatttggttcaatccatctgaatcattacccatgaaaaccttctctagtacgggtatctccccaacatcctcttcagtaaacaccgaagcaaagaaatcttttaatctttccgcaatggccttatcttctctaagtgcccctttaaccccttgatcatctactgctttgaataattttgcgcCATCTGCAAGTCTGATCACCATGCTCATGGCTCCCTTTTtgtagatcatttatgaatatgctaaacaaCACTGGTCCCAGACTCCCAgtgcagatccctggggcattccactattctcTCCTTTAAGAAAAAGAGTTACTTGGACAGTAAATCTtgtttattagtaactttttcaTTTCATccctccctttttctcttttctatttgttacttttttttttacaaaatgcaTTACTATCTATAGTTGACAACACCATAAATGCTTCTTTTTTTCCTAGAATTCCCAGTGGTCCTTTGGAACACTTGAAGCAAACAAATACTACTTGACAGGGAGCGCCTCAGGACATAGAAGGGAGAGGCACATACCCTCAGATTTCCAGAAATTCATATCCATTCCCTGATTACATAGCTGAACTGCTTACAGTCAAAGGTCTTGGGATGGTTTTCTTATTACTAACTGGCCTAACGCCCTTGGCTATAGCCCAGGCCTGTGCTGCGGCCCTGCTGGGCACTGGCTTAGATCCAGGTCACACTGCACGCAGATGGTCGCACTCCCCTGGGCCTTTCTGTCCTCCTACCAGCACTGAATAATTATTTTGGCTCAGGGCAGCTGCACGCTCCTCACTGTTTTTGTCTGGCTTTCACATTCTGCAGGAACAGTGGCCCCTTCAGGCTGCTACGCCTGGCTTTTATGACACAGAGTCACCAGGGTGAAAGGGCGAAATCTGCTGTTATTCCAAGGTTCCCAGAGTGAGCCCCTGCCAGCTGGACATGCTCACATGTCAGTCTTCAAACTTAGGTCTTTTACCTGATGGTGGGGTTACGAAAGAATGACCACACAGGTCTCTTTAAAAGCTCTCAGACCTTGTACTGCGCTGCTGTTTGCATTTGGAAGCTGCCAGGGAGTGGGGGATTTACTGTGCCTCCTTTTATCTGTAAGCAGCGCCGTCTGCAAAACTTAAAACACTGCCTCTCTGTTAGCTAAATGTGAGCTCCGAGGCGAGGGAGAGCTTAGAGAGAAGCAAGACTAAAGCCCAGATTTTCCGCATCTTTTTACTTACCTTGTGCAGTTTGCTGTTTACtggttgtattttattttatttattttttttggtgtgGTACTATTCATTTGTTTTTGGCAGATCTGCTGAGGACTGAATTCTGTGGTGTCCAAGATGGATTTTAAACTGTATGGGCTACTGCTGGCCTTGGGCTTCCTGGGCAGTTGCCTGGCAAAGAGAGACTGTCGAGTGAGCAGCTTCCAAGTCAAGCAAAACTTTGATCGCTTCCGTGTGAGTGTCTAACACCACTGGCAGGGCAGGAGATGCTTTGTAATATCGCTGTAGCCTGTGCAAATCTAAACAGCATTTAACCTTTCCTTTGTCTCATCTGTTTTAGTATGCGGGGACATGGTATGCTGTTGCCAAGAAGGACCCCGAGGGACTGTTCCTCTTGGATAACATTGTTGCCCAGTTTGATGTGAACCCAGATGGCTCTATGGGTGCAACGGCAAAAGGGAGGGTCATCATCTTAAAGTTAGTAAGGGACCTTTACCATTTGGCTTAGACAGAGCTCTTCTACTGCTTTGTTAGTTTGATTACTTCAGTAGAGACATAACTGGTAAAAACAAATCTTGTGGAACTTTGTGGATtgtgtttaaatatatatattttttatttttttattttttttaatgcagcaatTGGGAGGTTTGTGCTGACATGGTGGGCAGATTTAGAGACACTGAAGACCCAGCCAAGTTCAAGATGGAGTATTTCGGTATTTTAGCCTTATTTGAGACCGGAGGTAAGAAAGATATGTAACCATCATTTTAACAGACCCAAGACTTTTCAAAGTAAGGGCCTGCATCGCTAAGCTTTTTGCCCCATAGCCAAAGCCTTAGCAGTCAGGCCTCAGGAGAGATTATTTTCTTGCTTAGAATGACTATTTTGGTGTTTAAGTACTACTGTGAAAAAAATGGGATGACTAGAGCAGGGGCATATTTTATCAACTTTTGGGCAAAATAGTttctatttgcatacaatgtttataacttttttttcacAAGAGACTTTGTGGATGATGTTTTAGGAAAATATTCTGGGTAAGGACACTGCAGTTTGATGCACAAATGCTGAAGGAAGAAAATGTATTTGGTTTTTATGATTTTGCATGTTGAAATACTGTAAACGTACATTTGGACATCCAAGGCAGGCTGGTAAAACCTTCtgtgatttattttcttttgatctGACAGTTTTCCCCTGCTGCTTTGCGTTTTCGGCTCAGTCAGAGCCGGGGCTGTGATCTTCCCCATGAGCCTTCTTTTGAAACTATCCAGGGATTTTAAATCCTCTCTCAATTTCCTTTGGTTTAGCCATGGCAGCGACAGGGCTCGGCCAGGGACCATGCACGAGAGACTCCTTCCAGGACCATGCAGTTGTGAACCCTAAATCAAGCCCGAAGGTGTCACAATGGCTATGATTTCTCCCCTATGTGAGTTCCTCCTGCAGCATCCACAGCCCTAGATGACCAGGGCAGCAGAAAATCAGAGCCTGCAATTGATCTCAGGTCTCTCCACAAGGCGAAGTTCACACTCAGTACTGCCCAGGAGCCAGTGGGCTACTCCTAAGAATGAGTCCACTGCTGGCCAAGTCAGTCATTTGTTTCATTATTGGTTATGGTTGCTTTTGGTTGTATTACTGGTGACGGAGGAAGCTCCTTGTCTGTCCTTCTGGCTAGAGGTAAAATGTAAGTAATATTGACTGTGTAATGTAGATCATAACTGGGCCAGCATTCAGTGTGTGTGGTTTTCAGATGGAACCTAGGCATGACAGAAGAATCGGTTGTGTTAAATGTTATATTAGTTTGTAAAAGGAATTTCACAGACAGAATACATAACTTGGAAATTTGGGCAGATTTGTACTTATTAAAATCTATATTGAGTGAATTCATGTACTCAAGGAAATGTTGAATTTGGCAGATATGCCATGCCTTGTAAGCATTCTGCAAACAGTTTGTGGCAGATGTTGCCCTTTCTGCTACTTTTGTCAGATTCTGATATTAAGGTAAGCTTATGAATTCTGTCCTAAAATTTGCTGGTTTCACTTTTCCTGCAGATTTATTTGTGCATCCTTTTACAGGGTATAACTTTGTAACATAGGAGtctagtagatgatggcagaaaaataccattcGACTCGTCCAGTCTGCACAGTTATTCTGATCCTGATTGCTAAGAATCGATGCCAGGCGCCAACCACAGAATCGTTCGTGACTGCTTGTAGGATGTTGCTCTTTATCCAAGTCAGTCTTcgtcagggccggcggaagcattaCACAGGATAGGCGGTGGCCTGGGGCACTGGCAGTGGGCAGAGCGGAAGAGTAGCCGGCAAGGGCAATAACTTTGAAAGGTGTGCAGAAGGGACGAGTCGAGACACGGGTGAGGCTTGGAGCTGGCGGTCATTTTCCTGTTTTGGGTATATATTTACTGGAGGGAGCTGGGGCCGTTTATGGTGTGCAATTTGCGTTACacggagaaggagaaagagatcaAGTGATGTTATCAAACCCTAGGACGGCTGGATATCCTTGCACCAGCAATGGTCtttgttgttttcttctttgGCTCTCTACTATTCTAGGCATCTGGATATACACATTTCCTGAAATGTGAAGGAAGGCAAGCAGTCAATACTTGTCAAGCCTTGTTTAGTAAACCTGGTAACACAGCAGGCCATGGGGCAGTCAGGTGAGTACCGACAGGCAACAACTGCttagaaatcaatcagattggtGCCGGCAGCCAGATACTGTCCAGCAAGCCTTGGGAACCTAGCTCCGGGATCCAGGAATGCTATCACCTCTTAGCTGCAGGTGTCTATGGGTGCTGCAAAATGATTCGTAAATCTGTATATTGACTGCATCTATGTGGTCTCCAGCTGTGAACTATGTTTCTCAGAGTAATTATTATAAAAAAGGAATTTAGCTTGTTGCAAATAACTAGAAAGGCAGTTTTACTCTGAGGTTTAATAGTAACCACCAGACTAGGTAC belongs to Rhinatrema bivittatum chromosome 7, aRhiBiv1.1, whole genome shotgun sequence and includes:
- the RBP4 gene encoding retinol-binding protein 4; translation: MDFKLYGLLLALGFLGSCLAKRDCRVSSFQVKQNFDRFRYAGTWYAVAKKDPEGLFLLDNIVAQFDVNPDGSMGATAKGRVIILNNWEVCADMVGRFRDTEDPAKFKMEYFGILALFETGEDNHWVIDTDYDTYAVHYSCRKLNEDGTCKDSYSFVFSRDPNGLTPEAQRIVRSKQEELCLERKYRLVIHNGFCDKTNNYN